Proteins from a genomic interval of Rosa chinensis cultivar Old Blush chromosome 2, RchiOBHm-V2, whole genome shotgun sequence:
- the LOC112187930 gene encoding kanadaptin isoform X1, with translation MGPPPPPPPLSANPAGSETLDNVPMETTSHSSTQMKPPMGPPPPKNPSPPPPPPPQNPNPTPPSTSTTDSETAPPETSKHQSQGFAVPYSIPEWSGAPCHQFQLEVLKDGAIVDQFNVYEKGAYMFGRVDLCDFVLEHPTISRFHAVLQFKRSGDAYIYDLGSTHGTFVNKNQVSKKVYVDLHVGDVIRFGHSSRLYIFQGPSELMPPEKDLKVLREYKMREDILDQQASLQRARLEASLADGISWGMGEDAIIEEAEIILLTYGFGPKDDGEEVTWQTYKGQLTEKQIKTRDKITKRMEKIAHMKKEIDAIRAKDISQGGLTQGQQTQIARNEQRTEQILEELENLEETLNESIRESLGARVGKLSHGKKKGAIEEEEELLSDDDEFYDRTKKPSSKKASENPSIETADTLLDKRDAITKEMENKKELLSIEKNRLASETTEDTDAGDALDAYMSGLSSKLVLDETEQLQKELSDLQSEYDRVVFRLKIADPTGEAAKKRDSKVLPENTETSAAAIKKQHPLKPKETCPPENPESGSIKKEESTDVTVASSKRLESGEVLTNATEGKSVVYTVAKPQWLGAIVDKKMVEGHQEAASTNEHEPEVFVDYKDRKKILENEVNMESGIENAAPGLIIRKRKQVHESEASDDSHQLSTSSSTGAGLVAEDAVALLLKHNRGYYASDDDKSSECQDTSQGKQQNKGKKPKKRVLGPERPSFLDSDSTETWVPPEGQSGDGRTSLNDRYGY, from the exons ATGGGTCCTCCGCCGCCTCCGCCTCCACTCTCCGCAAACCCCGCCGGCTCCGAAACCCTAGACAATGTGCCGATGGAGACCACCTCCCATTCTTCAACCCAAATGAAGCCCCCGATGGGCCCTCCACCTCCCAAAAACCCTagtccacctcctcctcctcctccccaaaaccctaaccccaCTCCACCCTCTACATCCACCACGGACTCCGAAACCGCGCCGCCGGAGACCTCCAAGCACCAATCCCAAGGCTTTGCCGTCCCTTATTCGATTCCTGAATGGAGCGGAGCTCCATGCCACCAGTTCCAGCTCGAGGTCCTCAAGGACGGCGCCATTGTCGACCAATTCAATGT GTATGAAAAAGGGGCTTACATGTTCGGCCGGGTCGACCTCTGCGATTTTGTTCTGGAGCACCCTACTATTTCTCGGTTCCATGCAG TGCTCCAGTTCAAGAGAAGTGGAGATGCGTACATCTATGACCTTGGCAGTACTCATGGTACTTTTGTTAACAAGAACCAG GTCAGTAAAAAGGTGTATGTGGACTTGCATGTTGGTGATGTCATTCGTTTTGGGCA TTCATCTCGTCTATACATTTTCCAAGGACCGTCTGAGTTGATGCCACCA GAAAAAGACTTGAAAGTTTTAAGAGAGTACAAGATGCGTGAAGATATTTTAGATCAGCAGGCATCACTTCAACGAGCAAGACTTGAAGCTTCTCTTGCTGATGGCATCTCTTGGGGTATGGGAGAGGATGCCATTATAGAAGAAGCCGAG ATAATTCTACTGACATATGGTTTTGGACCTAAGGATGATGGTGAGGAAGTAACTTGGCAAACATACAAAGGACAGCTTACGGAAAAGCAGATAAAAACCCGTGATAAAATAACTAAAAGAATGGAAAAG ATTGCTCATATGAAGAAAGAGATAGATGCTATTCGTGCTAAAGACATCTCTCAAGGTGGATTGACTCAAGGGCAACAAACTCAGATCGCGCGAAATGAACAAAGAACAGAACAG aTTCTGGAAGAGCTTGAAAATTTGGAAGAGACACTGAATGAGAGTATTCGAGAAAGTTTAGGTGCACGTGTTGGGAAGCTATCTCATGGTAAGAAGAAAGGagcaattgaagaagaagaagaacttttGAG tgatgatgatgaatttTATGATCGGACAAAGAAGCCTTCTAGCAAAAAGGCTAGTGAAAACCCCTCAATTGAAACCGCTGATACTCTTCTTGATAAGAGAGATGCAATCACAAAAGAAATGGAGAACAAGAAAGAGCTGCTTTCAATTGAGAAAAACAGACTGGCATCAGAAACTACAGAAGACACCGATGCTGGAGACGCACTGGATGCATACATGTCTGGGCTTTCATCTAAGCTAG TGCTTGATGAAACTGAGCAATTGCAAAAGGAACTCTCAGATCTCCAGTCCGAATATGACAGGGTAGTCTTCCGTTTGAAGATTGCTGATCCAACAGGTGAAGCAGCCAAGAAAAGGGATTCAAAGGTGCTTCCTGAAAATACTGAAACTTCTGCTGCTGCCATCAAGAAGCAACATCCACTTAAACCAAAGGAAACCTGTCCGCCTGAAAATCCAGAAAGTGGTTCTATAAAGAAAGAGGAAAGTACAGATGTGACTGTTGCATCTAGCAAGAGGCTGGAGTCAGGTGAGGTTCTCACTAATGCAACTGAAGGAAAAAGTGTTGTGTATACTGTTGCAAAGCCCCAGTGGCTTGGAGCTATAGTGGacaagaagatggtggagggtCATCAAGAGGCAGCATCTACGAATGAGCACGAGCCTGAAGTATTTGTGGACTATAAAGACAGAAAGAAGATTTTGGAGAATGAAGTTAACATGGAATCTGGGATTGAAAATGCTGCGCCTGGTTTGATTATAAGGAAACGAAAACAAGTTCATGAATCTGAAGCTAGTGATGATTCTCATCAACTTTCGACATCTTCCTCCACAGGAGCTGGACTCGTGGCAGAGGATGCTGTAGCACTGTTGTTGAAGCATAACAGAGGCTATTATGCATCAGATGATGATAAATCCTCTGAATGCCAAGATACGTCACAAGGGAAACAACAGAACAAGGGTAAAAAGCCCAAAAAAAGAGTACTTGGTCCCGAGAGACCTTCATTTCTTGATAGTGATTCTACTGAAACATGGGTGCCTCCTGAAG GGCAATCTGGTGATGGGCGAACATCCTTGAACGATCGATATGGCTACTAA
- the LOC112187930 gene encoding kanadaptin isoform X2 has translation MGPPPPPPPLSANPAGSETLDNVPMETTSHSSTQMKPPMGPPPPKNPSPPPPPPPQNPNPTPPSTSTTDSETAPPETSKHQSQGFAVPYSIPEWSGAPCHQFQLEVLKDGAIVDQFNVYEKGAYMFGRVDLCDFVLEHPTISRFHAVLQFKRSGDAYIYDLGSTHGTFVNKNQVSKKVYVDLHVGDVIRFGHSSRLYIFQGPSELMPPEKDLKVLREYKMREDILDQQASLQRARLEASLADGISWGMGEDAIIEEAEDDGEEVTWQTYKGQLTEKQIKTRDKITKRMEKIAHMKKEIDAIRAKDISQGGLTQGQQTQIARNEQRTEQILEELENLEETLNESIRESLGARVGKLSHGKKKGAIEEEEELLSDDDEFYDRTKKPSSKKASENPSIETADTLLDKRDAITKEMENKKELLSIEKNRLASETTEDTDAGDALDAYMSGLSSKLVLDETEQLQKELSDLQSEYDRVVFRLKIADPTGEAAKKRDSKVLPENTETSAAAIKKQHPLKPKETCPPENPESGSIKKEESTDVTVASSKRLESGEVLTNATEGKSVVYTVAKPQWLGAIVDKKMVEGHQEAASTNEHEPEVFVDYKDRKKILENEVNMESGIENAAPGLIIRKRKQVHESEASDDSHQLSTSSSTGAGLVAEDAVALLLKHNRGYYASDDDKSSECQDTSQGKQQNKGKKPKKRVLGPERPSFLDSDSTETWVPPEGQSGDGRTSLNDRYGY, from the exons ATGGGTCCTCCGCCGCCTCCGCCTCCACTCTCCGCAAACCCCGCCGGCTCCGAAACCCTAGACAATGTGCCGATGGAGACCACCTCCCATTCTTCAACCCAAATGAAGCCCCCGATGGGCCCTCCACCTCCCAAAAACCCTagtccacctcctcctcctcctccccaaaaccctaaccccaCTCCACCCTCTACATCCACCACGGACTCCGAAACCGCGCCGCCGGAGACCTCCAAGCACCAATCCCAAGGCTTTGCCGTCCCTTATTCGATTCCTGAATGGAGCGGAGCTCCATGCCACCAGTTCCAGCTCGAGGTCCTCAAGGACGGCGCCATTGTCGACCAATTCAATGT GTATGAAAAAGGGGCTTACATGTTCGGCCGGGTCGACCTCTGCGATTTTGTTCTGGAGCACCCTACTATTTCTCGGTTCCATGCAG TGCTCCAGTTCAAGAGAAGTGGAGATGCGTACATCTATGACCTTGGCAGTACTCATGGTACTTTTGTTAACAAGAACCAG GTCAGTAAAAAGGTGTATGTGGACTTGCATGTTGGTGATGTCATTCGTTTTGGGCA TTCATCTCGTCTATACATTTTCCAAGGACCGTCTGAGTTGATGCCACCA GAAAAAGACTTGAAAGTTTTAAGAGAGTACAAGATGCGTGAAGATATTTTAGATCAGCAGGCATCACTTCAACGAGCAAGACTTGAAGCTTCTCTTGCTGATGGCATCTCTTGGGGTATGGGAGAGGATGCCATTATAGAAGAAGCCGAG GATGATGGTGAGGAAGTAACTTGGCAAACATACAAAGGACAGCTTACGGAAAAGCAGATAAAAACCCGTGATAAAATAACTAAAAGAATGGAAAAG ATTGCTCATATGAAGAAAGAGATAGATGCTATTCGTGCTAAAGACATCTCTCAAGGTGGATTGACTCAAGGGCAACAAACTCAGATCGCGCGAAATGAACAAAGAACAGAACAG aTTCTGGAAGAGCTTGAAAATTTGGAAGAGACACTGAATGAGAGTATTCGAGAAAGTTTAGGTGCACGTGTTGGGAAGCTATCTCATGGTAAGAAGAAAGGagcaattgaagaagaagaagaacttttGAG tgatgatgatgaatttTATGATCGGACAAAGAAGCCTTCTAGCAAAAAGGCTAGTGAAAACCCCTCAATTGAAACCGCTGATACTCTTCTTGATAAGAGAGATGCAATCACAAAAGAAATGGAGAACAAGAAAGAGCTGCTTTCAATTGAGAAAAACAGACTGGCATCAGAAACTACAGAAGACACCGATGCTGGAGACGCACTGGATGCATACATGTCTGGGCTTTCATCTAAGCTAG TGCTTGATGAAACTGAGCAATTGCAAAAGGAACTCTCAGATCTCCAGTCCGAATATGACAGGGTAGTCTTCCGTTTGAAGATTGCTGATCCAACAGGTGAAGCAGCCAAGAAAAGGGATTCAAAGGTGCTTCCTGAAAATACTGAAACTTCTGCTGCTGCCATCAAGAAGCAACATCCACTTAAACCAAAGGAAACCTGTCCGCCTGAAAATCCAGAAAGTGGTTCTATAAAGAAAGAGGAAAGTACAGATGTGACTGTTGCATCTAGCAAGAGGCTGGAGTCAGGTGAGGTTCTCACTAATGCAACTGAAGGAAAAAGTGTTGTGTATACTGTTGCAAAGCCCCAGTGGCTTGGAGCTATAGTGGacaagaagatggtggagggtCATCAAGAGGCAGCATCTACGAATGAGCACGAGCCTGAAGTATTTGTGGACTATAAAGACAGAAAGAAGATTTTGGAGAATGAAGTTAACATGGAATCTGGGATTGAAAATGCTGCGCCTGGTTTGATTATAAGGAAACGAAAACAAGTTCATGAATCTGAAGCTAGTGATGATTCTCATCAACTTTCGACATCTTCCTCCACAGGAGCTGGACTCGTGGCAGAGGATGCTGTAGCACTGTTGTTGAAGCATAACAGAGGCTATTATGCATCAGATGATGATAAATCCTCTGAATGCCAAGATACGTCACAAGGGAAACAACAGAACAAGGGTAAAAAGCCCAAAAAAAGAGTACTTGGTCCCGAGAGACCTTCATTTCTTGATAGTGATTCTACTGAAACATGGGTGCCTCCTGAAG GGCAATCTGGTGATGGGCGAACATCCTTGAACGATCGATATGGCTACTAA
- the LOC112185127 gene encoding uncharacterized protein LOC112185127, which yields MSNEPRLDFQILDSTGSDYHSWKTDVENHLTSKGILPIIQAPNAGLVFQRTPIKHAQAIILMRRHMDKALRLEYMSIKDARDLWVALEERFDNIQDSLLPDLKVQWNNLRFSDFKSVAEYNSEALRLSAMLKFCEKPLTEEELIEKTLSTFPVAAIVLSKQYRTEYNAGRLTKFNELINILSVDEKHDNILVKNYNSRPVGTKSVREANYNAPKKGRKERYPTNKGHVYPNKGHERRMGPYNRPNKEGNRNFGAGTRGCKSTRGRGEYNNTMGRNTVGREGRIIRRGSSSNNPPREYPQRAPQIKKVNHNDVCHRCGSIEHWFKQCQASTQLAARYKEYREMREQEAHLAEEDDGEDVILTIKDFKAENEEHEDAADFD from the coding sequence atgtcgaatgaacctagactcgatttTCAAATCCTTGACTCAACTGGTTCGGATTACCATAGTTGGAAAACCGACGTTGAAAACCATCTCACATCAAAAGGGATAttgcccataatccaggcaccaaaTGCAGGCCTTGTGTTCCAACGAACACCCATAAAACATGCACAAgcaattatcttgatgcgacgccatatggacaaagcactcagattggagtatatgtccaTCAAAGATGCAAGGgacctatgggtagcgctagaagagcgctttgataatatccaagattccctcctccctgacttgaaggttcaatggaacaatttacgcttctccgacttcaagtctgttgctgaatacaattcagaagctcttcggctAAGTGCCATGCTGAAGTTCTGTGAAAAACCTCTCACAGaagaagagctaattgagaagactctctccaccttccccgtcgcaGCAATTGtactatcaaagcaatatcgcactGAATATAATGCTGGACGACTTACGAAGTTCAATGAGCTTATCAATATTTTGTCGGTAGAtgagaagcacgacaatatccttgtaaagaattataattcaaggcccgtaGGAACCAAAAGCGTtcgtgaggcgaattataatgcacccaagaaagggcgcaaggagcggtaccctactAATAAGGGGCATGTATACCCTAACAAGGGACATGAAAGACGCATGGGTCCATACAACCGCCCCaataaggaaggaaaccgcaacttTGGAGCGGGCACACGTGGTTGCAaatccacacgtgggagaggagaaTATAACAACACCATGGGCCGTAACACTGTGGGCCGTGAAGGTCGCATAATACGCCGTGGAAGTAGCAGCAACAACCCGcctagggaatatccacaacgtgcacctcaaataAAGAAAGTCAACCACAATGACGTGTGTCATAGGTGTGGATCAATcgagcattggtttaagcaatgCCAAGCAAGTACACAACTAGCTGCACGCTACAAGGAGTACAGGGaaatgagggagcaagaagctcaccttgctgaagaagatgatggtgaaGATGTTATTCTCACCATAaaagacttcaaagctgaaaatgaagagcacgaggatgccgcagactttgattaa
- the LOC112187928 gene encoding disease resistance protein RGA2: MADALISVLLEQLASVVYQHTNQAVKLVLNAEKDVKSFSSKLKAIQAVLEDAEKKQLTDARVEDWLEKLKDVSYEMDDLLDEWNTEILRRQVEEKQEKEGENAPDTKKKVCFPMSSVCFCFGQANKVIHRRNIAKRIGELNEKLTSIAAEREMYGFHQSTKGGPDDQQLIQRKKTTSLVDISTIFGREEEKDMLLSKLLRESSPEEGRFLIIPIVGMGGMGKTTLAQLAYNDEKVTNHFHKKVWVCVSSPFDEIKIARAIIESLYKNETQKSSNELETLLLCIRSHVKDKKLLLVLDDVWTENQKEWENLKLPVIMQSCAEGSRILVTTRKQGVAKMMRASSMIYLDKLSDRDCLALFNSIAFFDRKKDEAAGFGAIGEEIVKKCKGLPLAAKTLGSLVWFKKTREKWRDVLNSKIWELEEVEEQVFRPLLLSYYDLTPAVKRCLLCCAIFPKDYHFKKNNLIELWMSQDYLNSKENKEKRRKGENYFESLVMRSFFQDFDGNEMGDILGCKMHDIVHDFVQFLTKKECIIIKAAKGDNQIVELPGDKVRHLTLTSVPEGPLSFPTSCCMCRNIRTLSIFNSRITTISPGSILQMKCLRTLNLSDSVVSELPKELGELIHLRYMDLSHNMYLKELPDAVCDLFNLQTLVLVWCEKLEKLPKAMGKLINLKHLYVLGCRALRYLPKGIGSLKSLQALDCFYVCEGGDTDNEAAALKLGDLGIMDQLQGSLEIDGLGNKDDASEIEKAQLGNKEHLSHLGVVFQDEYEEQRKGDEEIVKALQPHQNLESLDIRYCHIGTTESLYWIKSLHNLRKIYLDGWPVCEFLPPLGKLPSLEILEIECMEKVEKVGVEFLGIEQETETLSGILFPRLERLYFQSMDNWEEWEGITKEDSSSEVTIMPLLYILQISECPNLIALPDFLYKITTLHTLTIESCPILEQDYEKGVGKEWHNISHIPNLTIRPESESESEEV, from the coding sequence ATGGCTGATGCACTCATCTCCGTGCTTCTGGAGCAATTGGCTTCAGTAGTATATCAACACACAAATCAAGCGGTGAAACTGGTTTTGAATGCTGAGAAAGACGTTAAAAGTTTCAGCAGCAAGCTCAAAGCTATCCAGGCTGTGCTTGAGGACGCAGAGAAGAAACAATTGACAGATGCTAGGGTGGAAGACTGGTTGGAGAAGCTGAAAGATGTCTCGTACGAGATGGACGACCTGCTAGATGAGTGGAACACTGAAATTCTCAGACGACAAGTGGAGGAGAAGCAAGAGAAGGAAGGAGAAAATGCTCCTGATACAAAGAAGAAGGTATGTTTCCCCATGTCCTctgtttgcttttgttttggacAAGCCAATAAGGTCATTCATCGTCGTAACATAGCTAAAAGGATAGGGGAACTGAATGAGAAATTAACTTCGATTGCTGCTGAAAGAGAAATGTATGGCTTTCATCAGTCCACAAAAGGTGGCCCTGATGATCAGCAGCTTATTCAACGAAAAAAGACTACATCTTTGGTCGATATATCTACAATATTTGgccgagaagaagaaaaagatatgtTGTTGAGCAAATTGTTGAGAGAGAGTAGCCCAGAAGAGGGGCGGTTCCTTATCATTCCTATTGTAGGGATGGGAGGGATGGGCAAAACAACTCTTGCCCAATTAGCTTATAATGATGAAAAGGTTACAAACCATTTTCATAAGAAAGTATGGGTTTGTGTCTCGAGCCCTTTTGACGAGATTAAGATTGCCAGAGCGATCATTGAGAGTCTATATAAAAATGAAACCCAAAAGAGTTCAAATGAATTGGAAACTCTATTACTATGTATAAGGTCACACGTTAAGGATAAGAAGTTACTTCTTGTCCTAGATGATGTGTGGACGGAAAACCAAAAAGAGTGGGAAAATTTGAAACTACCAGTAATAATGCAAAGTTGTGCTGAAGGTAGTAGAATACTAGTGACCACGCGAAAACAAGGGGTTGCTAAAATGATGAGAGCAAGTAGCATGATCTATTTAGACAAGTTGAGTGATAGAGATTGTCTGGCATTGTTCAATAGCATCGCATTTTTTGATAGGAAAAAAGATGAGGCTGCTGGATTTGGAGCTATTGGTGAGGAAATTGTGAAAAAGTGTAAAGGTTTGCCTCTTGCTGCAAAAACTTTAGGCAGTCTAGTGTGGTTTaaaaaaacaagagagaaaTGGCGCGATGTTCTGAATAGTAAGATATGGGAATTAGAAGAAGTTGAGGAACAAGTTTTCCGACCACTATTACTAAGTTATTATGATTTGACCCCAGCAGTCAAAAGATGTCTTTTGTGTTGTGCTATATTTCCCAAAGAttatcatttcaaaaaaaataatttgattGAGCTTTGGATGTCACAAGATTATCTTAAttcaaaggaaaataaagagaaaagaagaaaaggtgaAAATTATTTTGAGAGTCTAGTAATGCGGTCTTTCTTTCAAGATTTTGACGGGAATGAGATGGGAGATATTTTAGGGTGCAAAATGCATGATATTGTGCATGACTTTGTGCAGTTTCTTACCAAAAAAGAATGCATTATTATAAAAGCAGCTAAAGGTGATAATCAAATAGTGGAGCTACCGGGTGATAAGGTTCGTCATTTGACCTTAACAAGTGTACCCGAAGGTCCACTTTCATTTCCTACTTCATGTTGCATGTGCAGAAATATACGTACGCTCTCAATCTTTAATTCAAGAATTACAACCATAAGCCCCGGTTCAATTTTGCAAATGAAATGCCTTAGAACATTGAATTTGAGTGATAGTGTCGTTAGTGAACTTCCAAAAGAGCTAGGTGAACTGATTCATTTGAGATATATGGATTTGTCTCATAATATGTATTTGAAAGAGTTACCGGATGCTGTGTGTGATTTATTCAATCTACAAACTCTGGTCCTTGTTTGGTGCGAGAAACTTGAGAAACTACCCAAGGCAATGGGAAAGTTGATCAACTTAAAGCATCTATATGTTCTGGGTTGTCGTGCGCTGAGGTACTTACCAAAAGGGATTGGGAGTTTGAAAAGTCTGCAAGCACTAGACTGCTTTTATGTATGTGAGGGTGGTGATACTGATAATGAAGCAGCAGCATTGAAATTAGGAGATCTCGGAATCATGGACCAGCTTCAGGGGAGCCTTGAGATAGATGGATTGGGGAATAAGGATGATGCGAGTGAGATTGAGAAAGCACAGTTGGGGAATAAGGAGCACCTCTCTCATTTGGGAGTAGTTTTCCAGGATGAATATGAAGAGCAGAGAAAAGGTGATGAAGAAATAGTGAAAGCATTGCAACCACATCAAAATTTGGAATCTTTAGACATTCGGTATTGCCACATTGGCACCACCGAGTCTCTCTATTGGATCAAGTCTCTACACAATTTGAGAAAAATTTATCTGGATGGTTGGCCAGTTTGTGAGTTTTTGCCTCCTCTTGGAAAATTGCCATCGCTTGAAATTCTGGAAATTGAGTGCATGGAGAAAGTGGAAAAGGTGGGAGTTGAGTTTCTGGGAATAGAACAAGAAACTGAAACACTCTCAGGAATTCTATTCCCCAGATTGGAACGACTTTATTTTCAGAGCATGGACAACTGGGAAGAGTGGGAAGGAATAACAAAGGAGGATTCTTCTTCTGAAGTTACAATAATGCCTCTCCTTTATATCTTGCAAATATCCGAGTGCCCAAATCTCATAGCACTGCCAGACTTCCTCTACAAGATAACAACACTGCATACTTTGACGATCGAGAGTTGTCCAATTCTCGAACAAGACTACGAAAAAGGCGTGGGGAAGGAGTGGCACAACATTTCTCACATCCCAAACCTCACAATTCGACCTGAATCTGAATCTGAATCTGAAGAAGTTTGA